A single region of the Austwickia chelonae genome encodes:
- a CDS encoding MMPL family transporter — protein sequence MTRPVRLLALFVLLAWLVVGAVGGPLVGKLSSLQKNDQAPFLPVEAESKRAADEFKPFSSATGLPYFVVITREDGIREDDPEKVQRYIDALQDHRWEGSDRSLGDLLSNAPGFAVPSKDSRAFLVPISANPDRVTEKIGEVTGGVAIATALRSEAARVLAPSGLKTQVTGPGGFAADIGKAFSGIDGVLLLVALGVVLVILLFVYRSPLLPFAVLTSSVLGLAASALVIYPLADRGTIQVSGQSQGILSILVVGAATDYALLIVARYREELRRTDAPWNAMKQTWRGTVEPIAASAATVILGLLCLLFAQLGGTRGLGPISALGIVGALAASLTFLPAVLLLLGRRVFWPGIPRVEPENTEEYRTRSGAWGRVSELVGRRPRSVWVVVAGLLLLAASASPLFKADGLSQSQIFRTAVESVEGERTLQAHFPGGSGQPARVVVPIDRADRLIAAVQEVPGVGEISHGNAPGVPPKTVDGKTVVQIELTDPPESAAAQQTVRTLRSTAHRLDPSYNIGGQSATVVDTRSASEADVRLLLPTILGVVFLVLVVLLRSLVAPLLLILANVLSFAATIGVSALVFNHLLNFPGADPATPLYGFVFLIALGIDYSIFLMTRVREETPLRGTREATLTALAVTGGVITSAGVVLAATFSALLVLPLVFMAQIAFLVAFGVLLDTFVVRSLLIPGLVYDIGDRVWRPSHFARRVT from the coding sequence ATGACCCGACCTGTCCGACTGCTAGCCCTGTTTGTCCTGCTGGCCTGGCTCGTGGTCGGCGCCGTCGGCGGGCCTCTGGTCGGCAAGCTCTCCTCGTTGCAGAAGAACGATCAGGCGCCTTTCCTCCCGGTCGAGGCAGAGTCGAAGCGTGCGGCCGACGAGTTCAAACCGTTCAGCAGCGCTACCGGTCTCCCCTACTTCGTCGTCATCACACGAGAGGACGGAATCAGGGAAGACGATCCGGAAAAGGTCCAGCGCTACATCGATGCACTCCAAGATCATCGATGGGAAGGCAGCGACCGCTCGCTCGGGGATCTGCTGAGCAATGCACCGGGATTTGCTGTGCCGAGCAAGGACAGTAGAGCTTTCCTCGTTCCGATCTCAGCGAACCCTGACCGCGTGACGGAGAAGATCGGGGAAGTCACCGGCGGAGTCGCGATCGCTACGGCGCTTCGATCCGAAGCTGCCCGAGTGCTAGCCCCATCGGGGCTGAAGACCCAAGTCACCGGCCCGGGTGGGTTCGCGGCCGATATCGGGAAGGCCTTCTCCGGGATCGATGGCGTTCTCCTTCTCGTCGCGCTCGGCGTTGTACTGGTCATCCTGTTGTTCGTCTACCGCAGTCCTCTCCTGCCCTTCGCCGTATTGACCAGTTCCGTCCTCGGGCTCGCCGCCTCGGCGCTCGTCATCTATCCCCTCGCAGACCGGGGAACCATCCAGGTCTCCGGCCAGAGCCAGGGCATCCTCTCCATCTTGGTCGTCGGTGCCGCCACTGATTACGCATTGCTCATCGTTGCCCGATACCGGGAAGAACTGCGTCGGACCGATGCACCGTGGAACGCCATGAAACAGACCTGGCGTGGCACCGTGGAACCGATCGCCGCCTCCGCTGCCACCGTGATCCTCGGACTGCTGTGCCTGTTGTTCGCTCAACTCGGCGGAACACGAGGACTCGGACCGATCAGCGCACTCGGCATCGTCGGAGCATTGGCAGCGTCCTTGACCTTCCTTCCCGCTGTGCTTCTCCTGCTGGGCCGGAGAGTCTTCTGGCCTGGGATCCCACGGGTCGAACCAGAGAACACCGAGGAGTACCGAACCAGGTCAGGGGCGTGGGGTCGGGTTTCCGAGCTCGTCGGCCGGCGTCCGCGATCGGTCTGGGTCGTGGTAGCGGGGCTGCTGCTCCTGGCAGCATCGGCTTCGCCACTGTTCAAAGCCGATGGCCTAAGCCAGTCACAGATTTTCCGTACCGCGGTGGAATCTGTCGAAGGAGAGAGAACCTTGCAGGCTCATTTCCCAGGAGGAAGTGGCCAACCCGCGAGAGTCGTCGTACCCATCGACCGAGCCGATCGGTTGATCGCCGCAGTACAGGAGGTCCCCGGCGTGGGCGAGATCTCTCACGGGAATGCACCGGGCGTTCCCCCGAAGACCGTCGACGGCAAGACCGTCGTTCAGATCGAGCTCACCGATCCACCTGAATCCGCAGCTGCTCAACAGACCGTGCGAACTCTACGATCCACGGCACATCGACTCGATCCCTCGTACAACATCGGAGGTCAGAGCGCGACCGTAGTCGATACCCGGTCGGCCAGTGAAGCCGATGTCCGCCTACTACTGCCTACTATCCTGGGTGTCGTCTTCCTCGTCCTGGTCGTACTCCTGCGTTCCCTGGTGGCTCCACTTCTGCTGATCCTGGCAAATGTTCTGTCCTTTGCCGCAACCATCGGGGTCAGCGCACTGGTGTTCAACCATCTCCTGAATTTCCCTGGTGCCGATCCGGCTACACCGCTGTACGGATTCGTCTTCCTCATCGCACTCGGTATCGATTATTCGATCTTCCTGATGACCCGAGTACGCGAGGAGACTCCCCTTCGAGGTACCCGCGAGGCCACCCTCACGGCGCTGGCTGTCACCGGCGGAGTGATCACCTCCGCAGGGGTCGTCCTTGCTGCGACCTTCTCCGCGCTCCTCGTCCTGCCGCTGGTGTTCATGGCGCAGATCGCCTTCTTGGTGGCCTTCGGGGTACTCCTGGACACCTTCGTGGTGCGCTCGTTACTCATACCCGGCCTTGTTTACGACATCGGAGACCGGGTCTGGCGGCCAAGCCATTTCGCTCGACGAGTGACGTAG